A single Streptomyces sp. NBC_01381 DNA region contains:
- a CDS encoding DinB family protein, whose product MPGDNRTDPPRLGTERETLRGFLDHQRATLAMKCEGLGDEELRQQSMPPSTLSLLGLVRHMAEVERAWFRRPFEDNDAPMVWSDKIDFQAAYDASASTRAEAFAAWEAEVENSRRIERQADSLELAGYQPRWGEEVSLRMVMVHVLVEYGRHNGHADFLREGVDGTVGA is encoded by the coding sequence ATGCCCGGCGACAACCGCACAGACCCGCCAAGGCTCGGCACCGAGCGTGAGACGTTGCGGGGGTTTCTCGACCATCAGCGGGCGACCCTCGCCATGAAGTGCGAAGGGCTCGGCGACGAGGAGCTGCGGCAGCAGTCGATGCCGCCGTCGACGCTGTCGCTGCTCGGGCTCGTGCGGCACATGGCCGAGGTGGAACGCGCCTGGTTCCGGCGGCCGTTCGAGGACAATGACGCGCCCATGGTCTGGTCCGACAAGATCGACTTCCAGGCGGCGTACGACGCGAGTGCGTCGACCAGGGCCGAGGCGTTCGCCGCCTGGGAAGCGGAGGTGGAGAACTCGCGCCGCATCGAGCGGCAGGCCGACTCCCTGGAGCTGGCCGGGTATCAGCCGCGGTGGGGCGAAGAGGTGTCGCTGCGGATGGTGATGGTGCACGTGCTGGTGGAGTACGGCCGCCACAACGGGCACGCGGACTTTCTGCGCGAGGGCGTCGACGGGACCGTGGGCGCCTGA
- a CDS encoding cupin domain-containing protein, translated as MSNNEPIALTKALASFDALWSPRIVTQVNDYDVRVAKVEGEHLWHVHDDTDEFFLVLEGELRISLREPTGERTVTLPKGSVFTVPRGTEHKPSAPSGAAILVLEPTGTSTVGDRHEDIPDHVDATTGHRLTP; from the coding sequence ATGAGCAACAACGAACCCATCGCCCTGACCAAGGCCCTGGCCTCCTTCGACGCCCTGTGGAGCCCGCGCATCGTCACCCAGGTCAATGACTACGACGTACGCGTGGCCAAGGTCGAGGGCGAGCACCTCTGGCACGTCCACGACGACACCGACGAGTTCTTCCTCGTCCTCGAAGGCGAACTGCGCATCTCCCTGCGCGAGCCGACCGGGGAACGCACGGTCACCCTCCCCAAGGGTTCGGTCTTCACCGTCCCGCGCGGCACCGAACACAAGCCGTCCGCACCGTCCGGCGCCGCGATCCTCGTCCTCGAACCCACCGGCACCTCGACGGTCGGCGACCGCCACGAGGACATCCCGGACCACGTCGACGCGACGACGGGGCACCGCCTCACACCGTAG